From the Balearica regulorum gibbericeps isolate bBalReg1 chromosome 11, bBalReg1.pri, whole genome shotgun sequence genome, the window TTTGGTGTAATCACACTGGCAAGTGTTGAACATCAGCTTCATTAATAAATGTTCACATTTTAATGCCTAAAAGCACAGGACAAAACCTCAGAGACTGCAGCAGGATATAATTTTGCCTTTATAAATGTGCCTTTGGCATCTTGGTTGGTACGTACAAACTTTTCCCACTTAGACCTGTAGGTTCATTCTGGAGCAAAAAGCAAACCTGAGAGAGTTTGGACAGAGGTTTGCATTTCCCCTATATTTATCAGATCTGGGTTAGATTTTGTTTGTCTGATAGATTCAGATAATATCAGCTGCTTACAATGCAAACAATGTTTAAATAAGGTCCACCTACAGTCACCATAGTGATGATATCTGGTATTTCCAACAGCCAGAGCAGTCACATGCACAAGATCGGTAAAGGAAAGTCTTAGAAAAAAGTTGTGAGCAAGTCAAATTAATATAATGCATGTAGTTCTGCAGCAAAAAGTGTTCAATAAATGGGCTGTTTGTCCCTGCTTGCATGCAAATATGTTCTATATTCCATTTAttaaagttaaatgaaaaaccTGACCCCCAGTTTGGTGAAAGTGACTGCCTTGGGACTTCCACGTCACGCTGCGGTGGCTGCACCAGTGGAAAATGTTCATTTCTCAGGCGTGTGTGTCAGGCTCATTTACATAAGGAACAGATCTTGTTCAGTCATCTTCTCGGCTGTCTGTAGCCGTGCTGCGGGTGGGAAGTTTCTGAAGGGCTTTCCTGGGAAGACCAGGAGAGGGTTAAACTCATGAGTGCTGTGTGAGGCGGGAGCATCCCTCTGCCCCTGGGCGTCgaggagggatgcaggcagggtgcTCACCAGGACACCTCTGCAATTGGGGGTGACTTCTGCTTGGCGGTACTGCACGGGAGGCTGGTTTGTAGCAGcagttaaatacattttctcttttttcctccgTGGTTTTGCACCTCCCTGCCCTAGGTGAGGCATGGCACCTGTTAGGCAGGAGAAGAGCTGACCACCACAGCTGACACTAGCAATAGCTTTCTGCTTGAGAGATGCTCCTACCACTCTTGTGAGCTTTCCTGTACCTTTTGCTTGGTAAGACCTGTGTCTCCCTGCAGTGTTACAACTGCACCGTTCTGTCTTTCAGCTGTGGGGCCACGTCGGTTGTCAAACTCCCGTGTTGAGGGAAGTGGCTGAAATGCCACCCAAAAGGTGACAGAGGTGCAGCTCTGGTGATAAACTGCTGACTGCTGCGGCACACGATGATGCATTTCTTGGTGTGGATCCTCTCCCTGTCAATCCTGCAAGCAACTAGAGTAAGGTCTCGTAACTTCTGAAAAGAGCATGAGCCAAGCACACAAGCGGAACTTTAATTAACTTGCTCACCCTATAACGAAGCTCCTCCCCAGAGTGGACATGATGATCTGGTAGCCGAAGTCACCCACACAGACGCTGAACCTTTTTATTTCAGCACCGACAACCTGAGGACAACCTGGCTGCAGGATGCGAGTGAGGAACATGTTACCATGCCGGGGCTGAGCACGGATCTGGAGCACAACCATGACGAACAGTTCGACCTGCAACGAAACAGACCTCAAGCCCTACTATGCGATTACGTACACTTTCATCCTGGTCCCTGGACTAATAGGAAACACATTAGCTTTGTGGGTCTTTTACGGGTACATGAAAGAGACTAAAAGGGCCGTAATATTTATGATCAATTTAGCCATTGCGGACTTATCGCAGGTTTTGTCCTTGCCCCTGAGGATTTTCTACTACTTGACCGGGACATGGGAATTTGGAGGAGGTCTCTGCATGCTTTGTTTCTACCTGAAGTATGTCAATATGTACGCAAGCATCTACTTCTTGGTTTGCATCAGCGTAAGACGTTACTTGTTTCTTATACACCCATTCAAATTCAGCGACTGCAAACGCATCTGTGATGTGTATATCAGCATCATTGGGTGGGTCGTGGTCTGCGTTGGCTGTTTGCCTTTCCCGCTTCTCAGACTTCACCAGGATGTTAAAAACACATGTTTTGTGGATCTCCCCGTAAAGGAAGTTGACCTTCCCATCTCCATTGCAATGATGACAATAGGTGAATTGGTGGGGTTCGTAACACCCCTACTCATCATCCTATACTGCTCCTGGAAAACTATCttatcattaaaagaaaaaaattctgcttcacATGACCTcggagagaaaaaaaaggctttgaagaTGATTCTCACCTGCGCTCTGGTATTTCTGATTTGCTTCGGACCTTATCATATCAGCTTTCCACTAGATTTCtttgtcaaaacaaaaaagattaaaaacaggTGTGTCCAGAAGGTGATCTCAGTGTTTCACGTCGTAGCTTTGTGCCTTGCCAGCTTGAACTCCTGCGTGGACCCAGTCATCTACTACTTTACTACAGATGAGTTCAGGAGACGCCTTTCCAGGCAGGATTTGCAAGACAGCATTCAGCTCCACA encodes:
- the GPR174 gene encoding putative G-protein coupled receptor 174, translating into MTNSSTCNETDLKPYYAITYTFILVPGLIGNTLALWVFYGYMKETKRAVIFMINLAIADLSQVLSLPLRIFYYLTGTWEFGGGLCMLCFYLKYVNMYASIYFLVCISVRRYLFLIHPFKFSDCKRICDVYISIIGWVVVCVGCLPFPLLRLHQDVKNTCFVDLPVKEVDLPISIAMMTIGELVGFVTPLLIILYCSWKTILSLKEKNSASHDLGEKKKALKMILTCALVFLICFGPYHISFPLDFFVKTKKIKNRCVQKVISVFHVVALCLASLNSCVDPVIYYFTTDEFRRRLSRQDLQDSIQLHSLSYVRKHSKDVLREDTMDY